A window from Plasmodium chabaudi chabaudi strain AS genome assembly, chromosome: 11 encodes these proteins:
- a CDS encoding phosphatidylserine synthase, putative: MIKDCSVGILGLGSLLLSFAAPYFDFKTRIIISSIVFVLNFFSIFWFMAHHVTNIKRESFKILMYGFGALYFATVLFIHYYPINELQIVLKYVKPSIRFTKVERAYMNNCNSLENIYEKIDRFVVAHLLGWTGKGFILRNFLYLNVDSILFELIELKLRHILPNFYECWWDHIFLDLLGCNLFGIWLSMQIMKYFKMELYTWEAPGPKIQKKNIIFPKLDKLIRSIFINSNTFATFIFSCFIMPVADLTIFMLKAIIQVHVEDSLLVYREVIIGFFSAVAAYELHKAIVDKLTIKRIAPIIVVTSIVVMEVIYTYRWMHVLVSDNSDRTIINIIFMALYTTAISIYSLLFVNDYVM, encoded by the exons at GATAAAAGACTGCTCAGTAGGAATTTTAGGATTGGGATCGTTATTATTGTCATTTGCAGCTCCctattttgattttaaaaCACGAATAATAAT ATCTTCAATTGTTTTTGttctcaattttttttcaatattttgGTTTATGGCCCACCATGTTACTAACATAAAGAGGGaatcttttaaaattttaatgtatGGATTTGGAGCCTTATACTTTGCAACAGtgttatttattcattattat CCAATCAATGAACTTCAAATAGTTCTTAAATATGTCAAGCCAAGTATACGTTTTACCAAGGTCGAGCGCGCATATATGAACAATTGCAACTCACTGGAAAACatttat gaaaaaattgATAGATTTGTAGTGGCACACTTATTGGGATGGACTGGCAAAGGATTTATACTCcgaaattttttatatttaaatgtggatagtattttatttgaattaatTGAACTTAAATTAAGACATATACTTCCAAATTTTTACGAATGCTGGTGGGACCAT ATCTTTCTAGATCTTCTGGGATGTAATTTATTTGGAATTTGGTTGAGCATGCAgattatgaaatatttcaaaatggAA TTGTATACATGGGAAGCGCCTGGCCCCAAAAtccaaaagaaaaatataatcttCCCAAAATTAGAtaaatt aatAAGGtcaattttcattaatagTAATACCTTTGcaacttttattttttcgtgCTTTATTATGCCTGTTGCTGATTTAACCATCTTTATGTTAAAGGCCATAATTCAAGTACATGTTGAAGACTCTTTATTGGTATATAGAGAAGTTATTATAGGATTTTTTTCAG ccGTTGCCGCATATGAGCTTCATAAGGCTATCGTTGATAA ACTAACAATAAAACGCATAGCGCCCATCATAGTTGTAACCAGTATAGTAGTAATGGAAGTTATTTATACTTACAGATGGATGCATGTTTTGGTATCTGATAACAGCGACAGAACTATTATAAAT ATCATTTTCATGGCTTTGTATACAACTGCAATTTCTATATACTCTCTTCTTTTTGTTAACGATTATGTTatgtaa